A single window of Leptospira koniambonensis DNA harbors:
- a CDS encoding ATP-binding response regulator has translation MSSSSEQPNILIVEDEWLLSFNLQKTLQNLGYKVAGVAANGQDAQSIFKETDPDLVLMDISIEGDMDGIQTAQHIQRIKDVPIVFMTAYTDDSTFMRAMDAASTYAYITKPFQNHQLKSSIEIALRQQKRLGIVKESGKEFKNVIQSISEGAVSLDGEGNIIFLNHSAEELTGWSLEEALGKPGDVVLSFIQTQIGSGEHPDNLGHNLRYIPAVLVRKDDRKVRVGFRVSPIRDEANRIVGSIVTFSELDLLSVSEKRISEMEKVIQSEKRLESIQKLAAGIAHEINNPLMGVINYGNIIRNKKELPTDIRNYARVIIEQGERISGIIRNLILFSRSDNEEPAWCKLDDIIAGVEGIISELLKSKNLEISKNIPEDMPDIFLKQNQIKEVLYYLLYFFADGVGSDLKGSTIHFNAGVENTKTDSGKYLDIRLSGTLNGELDPENAFQPFERIQSDDSRIGMGLSVCYGIIQSNHGKLDVQKSSSGTDFHIRLPVQTK, from the coding sequence ATGAGTTCTTCTTCAGAACAACCGAATATTCTAATCGTCGAAGACGAATGGCTTCTATCTTTCAACCTCCAAAAGACTCTCCAAAATTTAGGTTATAAGGTTGCGGGAGTCGCTGCGAACGGTCAGGACGCCCAATCTATTTTTAAGGAAACTGATCCTGATCTAGTTCTTATGGATATCTCTATCGAAGGAGATATGGACGGGATCCAAACTGCTCAACATATCCAAAGGATCAAAGACGTTCCTATCGTTTTTATGACTGCATACACAGACGACTCTACATTTATGAGAGCGATGGACGCGGCTTCTACTTATGCTTATATCACTAAACCGTTTCAGAACCATCAGCTTAAGTCTTCTATTGAGATTGCACTTCGCCAACAAAAACGTTTGGGTATCGTTAAGGAAAGTGGCAAAGAATTTAAGAATGTGATCCAAAGTATTTCAGAAGGTGCAGTTTCTCTGGATGGAGAAGGAAATATTATATTTCTAAATCATTCCGCAGAAGAGCTGACCGGCTGGAGTCTGGAAGAGGCTCTTGGAAAACCCGGAGATGTGGTCCTTTCTTTTATACAAACCCAGATCGGTTCTGGAGAACATCCTGATAATCTAGGCCATAACCTCAGATACATCCCAGCGGTCCTTGTTAGAAAGGATGACAGAAAGGTTAGAGTAGGATTCAGAGTTTCTCCTATTCGAGATGAGGCGAATCGGATTGTGGGAAGTATCGTAACCTTCTCCGAATTGGACCTACTATCCGTATCCGAAAAAAGGATCTCAGAAATGGAGAAGGTGATCCAATCCGAAAAAAGATTGGAGTCTATCCAGAAATTGGCAGCGGGTATTGCTCACGAGATCAATAATCCTCTTATGGGAGTGATCAATTATGGGAATATTATTCGTAATAAAAAAGAACTTCCTACAGACATTCGAAATTACGCAAGAGTAATCATTGAACAAGGAGAAAGGATTTCTGGTATTATCCGAAATCTGATCTTATTCTCTCGTTCTGATAATGAAGAGCCTGCTTGGTGTAAACTGGATGATATTATAGCCGGGGTAGAGGGAATTATCTCCGAATTATTAAAATCCAAAAACCTGGAAATTTCCAAAAACATTCCGGAAGACATGCCGGATATATTCTTAAAGCAAAATCAAATTAAAGAAGTATTATATTATCTGTTGTATTTTTTCGCGGATGGAGTTGGTTCCGATCTAAAAGGAAGTACGATCCATTTTAACGCGGGTGTAGAAAATACTAAAACTGATTCTGGCAAGTATCTGGACATTCGACTTTCAGGAACCTTGAACGGAGAATTGGATCCTGAGAATGCCTTCCAACCTTTTGAAAGGATTCAATCAGATGATTCTCGGATAGGGATGGGCCTTTCTGTTTGTTATGGGATCATTCAATCCAATCATGGAAAACTGGATGTCCAAAAGTCCAGTTCAGGCACTGACTTCCATATCCGCCTTCCAGTCCAAACTAAATAA
- a CDS encoding CBS domain-containing protein — translation MLVKDILEKKDRKILSVEPSTTVWEAIRFMTKYDIGSVIVLKEGKLAGIFTERDLLHFASTDREAVFDKTVADLMSTTLTTMQPNDQVDEVLSIMLKKRIRHMPILDGNRLVGIVSIGDAVKAKIAKTEEENKNLKNYIYSESGFI, via the coding sequence ATGCTGGTAAAAGATATCTTGGAAAAAAAGGACCGAAAGATCCTCTCGGTGGAACCCAGTACCACTGTTTGGGAAGCGATCCGATTTATGACCAAGTATGATATAGGTTCCGTGATAGTGCTTAAAGAAGGGAAACTCGCCGGTATATTTACAGAAAGGGATTTACTTCATTTCGCCTCCACAGATCGGGAAGCAGTATTCGATAAGACAGTGGCAGATCTAATGTCCACTACATTGACTACTATGCAACCGAATGACCAAGTGGACGAAGTTCTTTCCATTATGCTAAAAAAAAGGATCCGGCACATGCCTATTCTAGATGGAAATAGATTGGTAGGGATCGTTTCTATCGGAGACGCTGTAAAAGCCAAAATCGCAAAAACGGAAGAAGAGAATAAAAACTTAAAAAATTATATATATAGTGAATCCGGATTTATCTGA
- a CDS encoding LIC_12238 family plasminogen-binding lipoprotein, which yields MNIRFSYFIILLYAFLFVSCLGMSGEFGWALVDETKQSLLEKKFTTVQEFTLTREKLIFPTNKTLVYIYKFSRMPNPEAEIYVSLSRFQVGFNEIEVKRKRPEVSSSSITGRFQELIAGKYLVKVSYEGEVIDQVEFRVIEPEEREEEKESGDDVEKYTKAKKSLN from the coding sequence ATGAATATCCGATTTTCCTATTTTATAATTTTGTTATACGCGTTTCTCTTTGTTTCCTGTTTAGGAATGAGCGGAGAATTCGGCTGGGCTTTGGTGGATGAGACCAAACAAAGTCTGCTGGAGAAAAAATTCACTACAGTTCAGGAATTTACTCTTACTAGGGAGAAGTTGATCTTTCCCACAAACAAAACATTAGTTTATATTTATAAATTTTCCAGGATGCCAAATCCAGAAGCAGAGATCTATGTAAGTTTGAGCAGATTCCAAGTTGGCTTTAACGAGATAGAAGTAAAACGTAAAAGGCCAGAAGTTTCCAGCTCCAGTATCACAGGTCGTTTCCAAGAATTGATCGCAGGCAAATATTTAGTCAAGGTCTCCTACGAGGGAGAAGTGATCGATCAAGTTGAATTCAGAGTAATAGAACCGGAAGAGAGAGAAGAAGAAAAAGAATCCGGTGACGATGTGGAAAAATACACTAAAGCAAAGAAGAGTTTAAATTAA
- a CDS encoding chemotaxis protein CheW, giving the protein MSAEIEHQYILFSLGEEEYALPIVLVDEIIKIHNLVKVPRSKNYFAGIMDIRGKVVKMVDLGVKLNIPHSHEQGYDRAIVVKIGGESVGIIVDKVANVALFPPETINPPPPSIKGISSRYITGVGKKDDRFIILIDIEKILGSEELAELGAGAK; this is encoded by the coding sequence ATGTCCGCCGAAATCGAACACCAGTACATTCTATTTAGCTTGGGAGAGGAAGAATACGCTCTTCCAATCGTTCTCGTTGATGAGATCATCAAGATCCATAACCTGGTAAAGGTTCCTAGATCCAAAAACTACTTCGCAGGTATCATGGATATCCGTGGTAAAGTAGTGAAGATGGTGGACCTAGGTGTAAAACTTAATATTCCCCATTCCCATGAGCAAGGTTATGACCGTGCGATCGTGGTAAAAATTGGCGGAGAATCCGTCGGTATCATAGTTGATAAGGTAGCTAACGTAGCTCTTTTTCCTCCAGAAACAATCAATCCTCCTCCTCCTTCAATCAAAGGAATTTCCTCCCGTTATATCACGGGTGTCGGTAAAAAGGACGATAGGTTCATCATCCTGATCGATATCGAAAAAATTCTAGGATCTGAAGAATTAGCGGAGTTGGGTGCCGGGGCGAAATGA